The following are encoded in a window of Psychrobacter sp. P11F6 genomic DNA:
- a CDS encoding MerR family transcriptional regulator — protein MDISQVAKQSGVPASTLRFYEKKCLIRSVGRHGIRRVFSEDILERLA, from the coding sequence ATGGATATTTCGCAGGTTGCTAAACAGTCTGGTGTTCCTGCTTCAACGTTACGATTTTATGAGAAAAAATGCCTAATTCGCTCTGTTGGTCGGCACGGTATCCGCCGAGTTTTCAGCGAAGATATATTAGAGCGTCTGGCCTGA
- a CDS encoding TonB-dependent receptor has translation MSPIFHINRLREPDYTSVSSVNFSIRRVTTVFSVTTALGMASLSVNAKDTMVDIKPMTSSSFHLNSPDTTHPSVTLDTIVVTSNPLLPQANEMATATSIVTGDALTTQTSSTLGDALANEVGVSTDSFGQGASRPIIRGQSAPRVQVMQNGLSVQDASQISPDHQVAVPVLGAKQVEVIKGTSALMYGGGAIGGVVNIVNDTIPKEKPKNNISGKLALIGQQATDGYLGYAELNGSIGENWLWSGYYQKTDKGNIQVPHLDTDEIANSWYTQDNGSIGLSYVTDMGYIGASYQRLSSEYGLPFHVHNECSPDSVLTNQLSCEADHEHDHDHGEAPYVDMTSNVYQLHAERKLPMIGVDSINTKLSYTDYRHDEIDEGAVGTTFENKAISAQAQATHSTYKTGNLGLMKGVVGLDYTNSRFSAVGLEGYLPQTDRTQVGLFFIERLTPDYFGAKIQNADKFAGQSLSASDAHAGHNHGETTNDAPLDTSSILRKQGKSPWYIEFGGRQDFQNLIDNDNNIEKTHAGTSVSLEGGKYLTPNTQLSARISHSERLPSPQELFSNGAHLATNTWERGNGQLEEESTDGIELTLRYDNGNRFDSSISVFYNDSTNYIYAKTQDIATEGESAGFRLVDYVQSDAKHYGGEIQSRYYLNDNISIGSFADIALITLDDASLTRKYAPRLVAPRIGGDITSQFGQFDLVLSGYHRFEQDHIADFETNTPSYNMVDAKLVYHSSSAHDYTAFFQVENILNELAYNHASYLAEQVPMPERSFNAGITYNF, from the coding sequence ATGTCTCCAATTTTTCATATCAACAGATTAAGAGAACCTGATTATACTTCTGTATCTTCAGTTAATTTTAGTATTCGCCGGGTAACGACTGTATTCTCAGTAACGACAGCTTTAGGTATGGCAAGTTTGTCAGTAAATGCGAAGGATACGATGGTAGATATCAAACCTATGACATCCTCATCTTTTCACCTAAACTCTCCTGATACGACCCACCCTTCGGTGACTCTAGACACCATAGTGGTGACGTCTAACCCTTTATTGCCACAAGCGAATGAAATGGCAACCGCAACCAGTATTGTTACTGGCGATGCGCTCACTACTCAGACAAGCAGTACGCTTGGTGATGCACTAGCAAATGAAGTTGGCGTGTCTACTGATAGTTTTGGGCAAGGCGCAAGCCGACCAATTATTCGAGGGCAAAGCGCACCGCGCGTCCAAGTCATGCAAAATGGTTTGAGCGTACAAGATGCGTCACAAATCTCACCAGACCATCAAGTGGCGGTACCTGTCCTAGGTGCCAAACAAGTTGAAGTAATCAAAGGCACGTCAGCGTTGATGTATGGTGGCGGTGCTATCGGTGGTGTGGTCAATATTGTTAATGACACTATTCCTAAAGAAAAGCCTAAAAACAACATCAGCGGAAAATTGGCATTGATTGGTCAACAAGCCACAGACGGTTATTTAGGTTATGCAGAACTCAATGGCAGTATCGGTGAAAACTGGCTATGGAGTGGGTATTACCAAAAGACGGATAAAGGCAATATCCAAGTGCCACACTTAGATACCGATGAGATTGCCAACAGTTGGTACACGCAAGATAACGGTAGCATCGGCTTGTCTTATGTGACTGATATGGGCTATATCGGTGCATCATATCAGCGCCTGTCTTCAGAATATGGCTTGCCCTTTCATGTGCATAATGAATGCTCACCTGATAGCGTACTGACCAACCAACTGAGCTGTGAGGCGGATCACGAACATGACCACGATCATGGTGAAGCGCCCTATGTCGATATGACGTCAAACGTCTATCAGCTCCATGCAGAGCGAAAATTACCCATGATAGGCGTCGATAGCATCAATACGAAACTCAGCTATACAGACTACCGTCACGATGAAATAGATGAAGGTGCGGTGGGCACAACTTTTGAAAACAAAGCCATTAGTGCTCAAGCTCAAGCCACACATAGCACGTATAAAACAGGCAATCTAGGTCTTATGAAAGGTGTGGTCGGTCTAGATTACACAAACAGTCGGTTTTCTGCTGTTGGGCTAGAAGGTTATTTGCCGCAAACTGATCGTACACAGGTCGGTTTGTTTTTCATTGAACGACTCACGCCAGATTATTTTGGCGCAAAAATACAGAATGCTGATAAATTTGCAGGTCAATCATTATCTGCAAGTGATGCCCATGCTGGTCATAATCATGGTGAGACGACGAACGACGCTCCTCTCGATACGTCTAGTATTTTAAGAAAACAAGGCAAAAGTCCTTGGTATATTGAGTTTGGCGGTCGTCAAGATTTTCAAAATCTAATAGATAACGACAATAACATCGAAAAAACACATGCCGGAACATCTGTCAGTTTAGAAGGTGGCAAATATCTTACGCCTAATACGCAGTTGTCAGCCAGAATCAGTCATTCTGAAAGATTGCCTTCTCCACAAGAGTTGTTTTCTAATGGCGCCCATCTTGCAACCAATACTTGGGAGCGTGGTAATGGGCAATTAGAAGAAGAATCTACTGATGGCATAGAGCTCACTTTGCGTTACGACAATGGCAATCGTTTTGATAGTAGTATTTCTGTCTTTTATAACGACAGTACAAATTATATTTATGCCAAAACTCAAGATATTGCTACTGAAGGAGAGTCTGCTGGTTTCCGTTTAGTGGATTATGTCCAAAGCGATGCCAAACATTATGGTGGTGAAATTCAATCACGCTATTATCTTAATGACAATATTAGTATTGGCAGCTTTGCCGACATTGCGCTGATAACGCTAGATGATGCGAGCCTTACACGAAAATACGCGCCAAGATTGGTAGCGCCCCGTATTGGTGGTGATATTACCTCTCAATTTGGTCAATTTGATTTGGTGCTGTCTGGATATCATCGTTTTGAGCAAGATCACATTGCTGATTTTGAAACCAATACGCCGAGCTACAACATGGTTGATGCCAAGCTTGTCTACCATAGTTCGAGCGCTCATGATTACACCGCTTTTTTTCAAGTCGAAAACATTCTAAACGAGCTTGCCTATAATCATGCCTCTTATTTGGCTGAACAAGTGCCAATGCCAGAGCGCTCTTTCAATGCGGGTATCACCTATAACTTCTAA
- a CDS encoding GNAT family N-acetyltransferase — protein MSNLHTLNNEVIDNKAQKRFEIHIDDQVAFEEYEFFTTSAGEEGVEYKHTFVPDSLSGQGIAGYLVKIILDNAAARDLRVKPTCPYVKSYIGKHPEYQANSVFHGAKA, from the coding sequence ATGTCAAATCTACATACATTGAATAATGAAGTCATCGACAACAAAGCTCAAAAACGTTTTGAAATTCATATCGATGATCAGGTTGCGTTTGAAGAGTATGAGTTTTTTACCACATCCGCAGGTGAGGAAGGTGTTGAGTATAAGCACACATTCGTGCCTGATTCGCTTAGTGGTCAAGGTATCGCTGGTTACTTGGTCAAAATCATCTTAGATAACGCCGCTGCTAGAGATTTACGCGTTAAACCAACGTGTCCTTATGTAAAGTCCTATATTGGTAAGCATCCAGAATACCAAGCCAATTCGGTGTTTCATGGCGCAAAGGCTTAA
- a CDS encoding IS5 family transposase (programmed frameshift), with translation MARQALTDNLWKQLQVTMAQHGCYQKDKNRDVMEAILWKLRTGAPWRDIPEELCPWKTAYNRFNRWSKTGFVGEIFFSLRKEVDTEWVFIDGSYIRCHQHASGARLGEDRAIGQSRGGATTKIHLCCDADGYPLDFKITGGEVHDSQVAGELIDMIGQADYFIADKGYDSEAIRDKARTHDMVSVIPKRKNAKQPNPEFDSYLYKLRHLVENMFARLKHFRSITTRYEKLARNFKSMLYLACTIIHCKMN, from the exons ATGGCCAGACAAGCATTGACCGATAATCTCTGGAAACAGCTACAAGTGACAATGGCACAACATGGTTGCTACCAAAAAGATAAGAATCGTGACGTGATGGAAGCCATTCTTTGGAAACTACGTACAGGTGCTCCTTGGCGTGATATACCTGAAGAATTATGCCCGTGGAAGACAGCTTATAACCGTTTTAATCGCTGGTCAAAGACTG GGTTTGTGGGAGAAATTTTTTTTAGCCTACGAAAAGAAGTTGATACGGAATGGGTATTCATCGACGGAAGTTATATACGCTGTCACCAACATGCAAGTGGAGCTCGGCTTGGTGAAGACCGAGCAATTGGACAAAGCCGTGGCGGAGCAACTACAAAGATACACCTATGCTGTGATGCCGATGGATATCCGCTCGATTTTAAAATCACTGGGGGTGAAGTCCACGACAGTCAAGTTGCAGGTGAATTGATTGACATGATTGGACAAGCTGATTACTTTATCGCTGATAAAGGCTATGACTCAGAAGCCATCAGAGACAAAGCCCGTACCCACGATATGGTGTCTGTCATCCCTAAAAGGAAAAATGCCAAACAGCCTAATCCAGAGTTTGATAGCTATTTATACAAACTGCGTCATCTTGTAGAAAATATGTTTGCAAGGCTCAAGCATTTTCGTAGCATCACTACTCGCTATGAGAAGTTGGCTCGCAACTTTAAGTCTATGCTTTACCTAGCGTGTACCATTATTCATTGCAAGATGAATTGA
- a CDS encoding Fic family protein has product MKHITYIHENKDWTEWQWSDKKLLPLVSRVRILQGHLLGKLLTIGFDLNVEAQLDAVTLEIIKTSEIEGETLNNEQVRSSVARHLGLDNASMPTTTREIDVVVEMMLSATYRYQQPLLLDDLLGWHRALFPDGYSGLYRIQAGSIRDDSKGPMQVVSGGYGRERVHFVAPSANRLPDELDKFLLWFNTSSNEQDDIDLVIKAGIAHLWFVTLHPFDDGNGRLTRAITERMLAQSDNSAQRFYSMSAQILKQRNEYYKILERTQKSDTDITNWLVWFLQTLEQALITAQITTDKIIHKASFWQTHRQHALNTRQVTMLNILLTDFYGKLTTKKWSVKTKCSIDTALRDINDLIEKGMLKKSEASGRSTSYELVL; this is encoded by the coding sequence ATGAAGCATATTACCTATATTCATGAAAATAAAGACTGGACTGAGTGGCAATGGTCAGATAAAAAACTATTGCCATTGGTGAGTCGTGTGCGGATATTACAAGGCCATTTACTAGGAAAGCTGCTAACAATAGGGTTTGATCTGAATGTTGAGGCACAGTTAGATGCGGTGACCTTGGAGATTATAAAAACTTCTGAAATAGAAGGTGAGACGCTAAATAACGAGCAAGTGCGTTCCTCAGTTGCGCGGCATTTAGGGTTAGATAACGCCAGTATGCCAACCACTACTCGTGAGATCGATGTAGTGGTAGAGATGATGCTAAGTGCTACCTATCGTTATCAACAGCCGCTATTGTTAGATGATTTACTTGGATGGCATCGAGCATTATTTCCAGATGGATATAGTGGGCTATATCGCATTCAAGCAGGTAGTATCCGTGATGATAGTAAAGGGCCAATGCAAGTAGTGTCTGGTGGGTATGGTCGCGAGCGGGTTCATTTTGTTGCCCCGAGTGCGAATAGGTTGCCAGATGAGTTAGACAAATTTTTATTGTGGTTTAATACTTCGTCAAATGAGCAAGACGATATAGATTTGGTCATAAAAGCAGGTATTGCTCATTTATGGTTTGTGACTTTGCATCCATTTGATGATGGAAATGGACGACTAACACGAGCAATCACAGAACGAATGCTAGCGCAAAGCGATAACAGTGCCCAGCGCTTTTATAGTATGTCAGCGCAGATTCTTAAACAGCGCAATGAATACTACAAAATACTGGAGCGCACGCAAAAAAGCGATACTGATATCACGAATTGGTTGGTCTGGTTTCTACAAACACTAGAACAAGCACTTATTACTGCTCAAATTACCACAGATAAAATTATTCATAAAGCGAGTTTTTGGCAAACCCATCGACAGCATGCTTTGAACACCAGACAAGTCACTATGCTCAATATTTTGCTAACGGACTTTTATGGCAAACTAACTACGAAGAAATGGTCAGTGAAGACTAAGTGTTCTATAGACACAGCACTAAGAGATATCAATGATTTGATAGAGAAGGGGATGCTGAAAAAGTCTGAGGCTTCTGGGCGTAGTACGAGTTATGAGTTGGTTTTATGA
- a CDS encoding helix-turn-helix transcriptional regulator: MEIYSTHRSAIYSVREATNLYLLDEGRQEDIPRLSQYYVEIDSYEGDMIPLHLINKEVDAICDFFQDTYLGLKLHLRMNFASMPFYKSIKECIKPCLNSNEQILFLLVSRLVHCFFSLVTGSIVLKLVLEKSRIRFDLVLREEYVLNKHQIDGVLVIVYRLMEELCPGAIKKIKIGHRSSLYELDYYRSVFDVPIESSQTTSLVYALENTDDYSNVIDFLIQNEEDIGKNFLVNPLLNLLSVQITDSDYKRRCEIAIETLIGFSQPTRGNVSSVMNLSISTLQRRLKDEGTTFQEILEETRKRLSQAYLAEKNISTNDITYLLGYKSPSQFFKCFKAWFGVTPKAYRDSGMRDIRTA, translated from the coding sequence ATGGAAATTTATAGTACACATAGAAGTGCGATTTATTCAGTACGAGAGGCAACTAATCTATATTTACTTGATGAAGGTCGTCAAGAGGACATACCTAGGCTGTCACAATATTATGTAGAAATTGATAGTTATGAAGGGGATATGATTCCTTTACATTTAATTAACAAGGAGGTTGATGCTATATGTGATTTTTTCCAAGATACTTATCTTGGTTTAAAATTACATTTAAGAATGAATTTTGCTTCGATGCCTTTTTATAAGTCTATTAAGGAGTGCATAAAGCCATGTCTTAATAGTAATGAACAAATATTGTTTTTATTAGTAAGCAGGTTAGTGCATTGCTTCTTTTCTCTTGTTACTGGATCGATTGTCCTTAAATTGGTGCTAGAGAAAAGTCGAATTAGGTTCGATTTGGTTCTTAGAGAAGAGTATGTCTTGAACAAGCATCAAATTGATGGAGTGCTGGTGATAGTTTATAGACTTATGGAAGAGCTTTGCCCTGGGGCTATAAAGAAAATAAAAATTGGTCACCGCAGTAGTTTGTATGAGCTAGATTATTATAGATCAGTCTTTGACGTTCCTATTGAGTCAAGTCAAACAACAAGCTTGGTTTATGCGCTTGAAAATACAGATGATTACAGTAATGTTATCGATTTTTTAATACAGAATGAAGAAGATATTGGTAAGAATTTCCTTGTTAACCCTTTGTTAAACCTCCTTTCAGTGCAGATTACTGATTCTGACTATAAACGCCGGTGTGAAATCGCTATTGAGACTTTAATAGGGTTTAGCCAGCCTACGCGTGGCAATGTGTCTAGTGTAATGAATTTAAGTATTAGTACACTGCAGCGGAGACTCAAGGATGAGGGTACTACATTTCAAGAAATCTTAGAGGAAACTAGAAAGCGTCTTTCACAGGCATACCTAGCAGAAAAGAATATATCGACTAACGACATTACATACTTACTAGGATATAAATCTCCTAGCCAGTTTTTTAAATGCTTCAAAGCTTGGTTTGGCGTAACCCCTAAAGCTTATCGTGATAGTGGTATGCGCGATATACGTACTGCTTAA
- a CDS encoding nitroreductase family protein, translating to MSNLKDLQQLAEKRRSIYALSDNLSVTNDEIVDLVEHAILHTPSAFNSQSARTVVLFGEDHKKLWDITEETLKVIVGDDEKFQGTKDKIAGFRAGAGTVLFFEDKGVVRNMQEAAPLYADKFPIWAHQTSAMHQYVIWTALASLDIGANLQHYNPVIDQRVADAWDIAEDWELNAQMVFGAIEQPAGDKAFQPIDERMKVFG from the coding sequence ATGTCAAATCTAAAAGATTTACAACAATTGGCAGAAAAGCGCCGTTCTATTTATGCGCTTAGCGACAATCTATCCGTAACGAATGATGAGATTGTCGATTTGGTGGAACATGCTATTTTGCATACGCCATCCGCTTTCAACTCACAATCAGCACGTACTGTGGTGTTATTTGGTGAAGATCATAAAAAATTATGGGACATCACTGAAGAGACACTCAAGGTGATTGTTGGCGATGACGAGAAGTTCCAAGGTACTAAAGATAAAATCGCAGGCTTTAGAGCGGGTGCGGGTACAGTATTGTTCTTCGAGGACAAAGGCGTCGTGAGAAACATGCAAGAAGCCGCCCCTTTATATGCGGATAAATTCCCAATCTGGGCACATCAAACCAGCGCGATGCATCAATATGTAATTTGGACGGCATTGGCTAGCTTAGATATCGGTGCTAACTTGCAGCATTATAACCCTGTCATCGATCAGAGAGTTGCTGATGCTTGGGACATAGCTGAAGATTGGGAATTGAATGCGCAAATGGTGTTCGGCGCTATTGAGCAGCCAGCAGGTGACAAAGCGTTTCAGCCAATTGATGAACGTATGAAAGTATTCGGCTAA
- a CDS encoding OmpA family protein: MKKVLKKNIIAIIVPITLFGISSCAMVGGVHNEGDVRRVDGVVWNNQVNTDINEVLEKEVAKDKTRLVFIRSNDDYSEQTSANVSVNNRFQVSLHADNYTVVNSCVGTNQLSAHATGFKNNNLLADKQDYELTGGQTYFFHISMNKEGQSTLKQITSESALTFLANKRYQNHQVSRVIPNCALPIVSEELKIVSPVIVETQPPVLTEKIVIDLEVLFETDKAIVRPEYYSKIIEVAEFMKKYPNTVVVIEGHTDNRGKDAYNQALSQRRVNAVKEVLITQFGMAVERLNAVGYGESQPRASNDTVEGRQLNRRVVAVVEERVHK, translated from the coding sequence ATGAAGAAAGTACTTAAGAAAAATATTATTGCTATCATTGTGCCAATCACCTTATTCGGTATTTCTTCTTGCGCTATGGTTGGTGGTGTCCACAACGAAGGAGACGTACGCCGCGTCGATGGTGTTGTGTGGAACAACCAGGTCAACACTGATATCAACGAAGTGTTAGAAAAAGAAGTCGCTAAAGACAAAACCCGGTTGGTATTCATTCGAAGTAATGATGATTATTCTGAACAAACAAGTGCTAATGTTTCTGTCAATAATAGATTCCAAGTCAGTTTACATGCCGACAACTATACTGTTGTTAACTCATGTGTTGGTACGAATCAGCTAAGTGCTCATGCAACAGGTTTTAAAAATAATAATTTATTAGCAGATAAACAAGACTATGAGCTAACAGGTGGTCAAACTTATTTTTTTCATATTAGTATGAATAAAGAAGGACAAAGTACCTTAAAGCAAATTACCTCTGAAAGTGCATTAACATTTCTAGCTAATAAGCGTTATCAAAATCATCAAGTCAGTCGAGTTATTCCAAACTGTGCACTACCTATCGTATCTGAAGAACTCAAAATTGTATCTCCAGTTATTGTAGAAACGCAACCGCCAGTTTTAACCGAAAAGATTGTTATTGATCTTGAAGTATTATTCGAAACCGATAAAGCTATCGTGCGTCCAGAATATTACTCAAAAATCATTGAAGTAGCAGAATTTATGAAAAAGTACCCCAACACAGTTGTGGTTATAGAAGGTCATACCGATAATCGCGGTAAAGATGCTTATAATCAGGCCCTATCCCAACGCCGAGTAAACGCAGTAAAAGAGGTGTTAATTACTCAATTTGGTATGGCAGTTGAGCGCTTAAATGCAGTTGGCTATGGGGAGTCGCAGCCGAGAGCAAGCAATGATACTGTAGAAGGTCGCCAACTCAATCGTCGAGTTGTTGCCGTAGTTGAAGAGCGCGTACATAAATAA
- a CDS encoding pirin family protein — MSIQTLEPRLADVGGIPIARLLPNKGKQPIGAWCFLDHAGPADFGEDETGMQVGRHPHTNLQTFSWMLNGEVLHKDSLGNEQVITKNQVNVMTAGTGLNQGISHTEQSVFPDTGGSSEAARAISMVQLWIALPTDQEIERGFHHYPELPTWTENSVEMILTTGSYTNASGQHFKAPTIQYSKLVGIDVYFTEDGEATLTLEPSFEYGILVSEGEIESEGNICKQDQLFRFHDSDVANNKSIKLVAKKGTRVMFIGGEPLNNQVLLWWNFVADNKAEIEQSIIDWNNGHERFGNVDSDMQRLPAPELPQGFKG, encoded by the coding sequence ATGAGTATTCAAACCCTAGAGCCAAGGTTGGCTGATGTCGGCGGTATTCCGATTGCCCGTTTATTACCCAATAAAGGTAAACAGCCTATCGGTGCGTGGTGCTTTTTAGATCACGCTGGTCCTGCTGACTTTGGTGAAGATGAAACCGGTATGCAAGTCGGTCGTCATCCGCACACCAATCTGCAAACCTTTAGCTGGATGTTAAATGGCGAAGTACTGCATAAAGATAGCTTAGGTAACGAGCAAGTCATTACCAAAAACCAAGTCAATGTCATGACTGCAGGTACAGGTTTGAATCAAGGTATCAGTCATACGGAACAAAGCGTCTTTCCAGACACTGGTGGTTCGTCAGAGGCGGCGCGTGCTATCAGTATGGTACAACTCTGGATTGCACTACCGACGGATCAAGAGATTGAGCGCGGTTTTCATCATTATCCAGAGCTACCAACGTGGACGGAAAATAGTGTTGAGATGATTTTGACCACCGGTAGCTATACCAATGCTTCAGGTCAGCACTTTAAAGCGCCTACCATCCAATACTCCAAGCTGGTCGGTATCGACGTGTACTTCACCGAAGATGGCGAGGCTACACTGACTTTAGAACCGAGCTTTGAATATGGCATCTTAGTCTCAGAGGGTGAGATAGAGTCTGAAGGTAATATTTGTAAGCAAGATCAGTTATTTCGCTTCCACGATAGCGATGTTGCTAATAACAAAAGCATCAAGCTGGTCGCCAAAAAAGGCACCCGTGTGATGTTTATCGGCGGTGAGCCATTAAACAACCAAGTGCTACTGTGGTGGAACTTTGTTGCGGACAATAAAGCAGAGATCGAGCAATCCATCATCGACTGGAATAATGGTCATGAGCGTTTTGGTAATGTTGACTCAGATATGCAACGTTTGCCAGCACCTGAATTACCTCAAGGTTTTAAAGGCTAA
- a CDS encoding NADPH-dependent FMN reductase gives MSTSINIALIIGSLRKASINRKFAEFIAAQMPESVSIKEVYIADLPLYNQDYDDTTIDSYERVRQQLKGADAVLIVTPEHNRTMPAALKNVVDIASRPYKESVWTHKKVAVVTASPGSFGGINSGLDVRKSMQMLSAQMMIDPEIHLSYATDSLNDDGSVSPRTQKFLQRFVTDFVDFAGNTSE, from the coding sequence ATGAGTACATCAATCAACATCGCCTTAATTATTGGCAGCTTGCGAAAAGCATCTATCAATCGTAAATTTGCAGAGTTTATTGCGGCGCAGATGCCTGAAAGCGTGTCTATAAAAGAAGTCTATATCGCAGACTTACCGCTTTATAATCAAGATTATGATGATACGACTATCGATAGCTATGAGCGTGTGCGTCAGCAGCTGAAAGGCGCTGATGCCGTATTAATTGTCACGCCAGAGCATAACCGCACTATGCCAGCCGCCTTGAAAAATGTCGTAGATATCGCCTCACGTCCTTATAAAGAAAGCGTGTGGACCCACAAAAAAGTTGCGGTAGTGACGGCCTCGCCAGGCAGTTTCGGCGGTATCAATAGTGGCCTTGATGTCAGAAAAAGCATGCAAATGCTTTCGGCACAAATGATGATTGATCCTGAAATTCATTTAAGTTATGCAACTGACAGCTTAAATGATGATGGCAGTGTTAGCCCGCGCACACAGAAATTCTTACAGCGCTTTGTGACTGATTTTGTGGATTTTGCAGGAAATACTAGTGAGTAA
- a CDS encoding MerR family DNA-binding protein: MALGRVAGFSLEEITGILGSEKTLDVDRDLLLNKASELDETIQKLSAMRDGLQLAATYTAPNHLECPRFQRLMNLAATGAIKSNTLHK, from the coding sequence ATTGCTTTAGGACGTGTTGCAGGGTTTTCACTGGAAGAGATTACTGGGATATTAGGGTCTGAAAAAACCCTAGATGTTGATCGAGATTTGTTGCTGAACAAAGCCTCTGAACTGGATGAAACGATTCAAAAATTAAGCGCTATGCGTGATGGGCTGCAACTTGCGGCAACTTACACAGCCCCTAACCACTTGGAGTGTCCGAGGTTTCAACGTCTAATGAATCTAGCAGCCACTGGCGCTATTAAAAGTAACACCTTGCATAAATAA
- a CDS encoding YoaK family protein, with protein MSKTVTNNNTAPVHDEPPSFWQRYQAPILLTIVGGAIDTIGFITLFGFFTAHVTGNLVLAGSGLVKGEDGLWIKLASVPLFIITVVITKIYIDKSRKQTLVLSHLFLAEALFLTAFMIAGLSFQPFTEAGDITVAITGGLGLTALAIRNTASKTVIKHMSPTVLMTGNTTQLGIGLSDYIANRSTDNAKKLGHSAALVISFVIGALLGAVLYVNLSYWAVGLFVIPVLYLSLLARNSEFLQHMS; from the coding sequence GTGAGTAAAACGGTAACTAATAATAATACTGCGCCTGTACATGATGAGCCACCAAGCTTTTGGCAACGCTATCAAGCGCCTATCCTATTAACGATAGTTGGTGGGGCGATTGATACCATTGGCTTCATCACTTTATTTGGCTTTTTTACCGCTCATGTCACGGGTAACTTAGTACTGGCTGGTAGCGGTTTGGTTAAAGGTGAAGATGGCTTGTGGATCAAGCTGGCATCGGTACCGCTTTTTATAATAACGGTGGTTATTACCAAAATATACATTGATAAAAGCCGGAAGCAAACGTTAGTACTCAGTCATTTGTTTTTAGCAGAAGCGCTATTTTTGACCGCCTTTATGATAGCAGGATTGTCCTTTCAACCTTTCACTGAAGCAGGCGATATAACCGTCGCCATTACTGGTGGTTTAGGTCTAACGGCGCTTGCTATTCGTAATACGGCTAGTAAAACAGTCATCAAACATATGAGTCCTACAGTATTAATGACGGGTAATACGACCCAACTGGGTATTGGTCTGTCAGATTATATTGCCAACCGTAGCACTGATAATGCTAAAAAATTGGGACATAGCGCGGCATTGGTTATCAGCTTTGTGATTGGCGCACTACTCGGCGCGGTGCTGTATGTAAATCTCAGTTATTGGGCAGTCGGTTTGTTTGTCATTCCTGTGCTGTACTTATCACTACTAGCGCGTAATTCGGAGTTCTTACAGCATATGAGCTAA
- a CDS encoding pirin family protein translates to MKTIYHAANSRGDANHGWLKSKHTFSFANYHNPERMGFGALRVINDDFVIGGQGFGKHSHRDMEIISIPLSGKLGHGDNIGNQGTIETGEIQVMSAGTGITHSEMNGDANEPVKFLQIWVIPNKMGVTPRYQQVRMDEHMKANEFNQVLSPNADDAGVWIHQDAWFHMGHFDKGVTQNYDLKDANNGVYVLVLEGKVTINGNVLDTRDGLGISDTKSFTMDATEDARVLLMEVPMY, encoded by the coding sequence ATGAAAACGATTTATCATGCAGCAAATTCTCGTGGCGATGCTAACCATGGCTGGCTCAAAAGCAAGCATACCTTTAGCTTTGCCAATTATCATAATCCAGAGCGTATGGGTTTTGGTGCGCTACGAGTCATCAACGATGACTTTGTTATTGGTGGTCAAGGTTTTGGCAAGCACTCACACCGTGATATGGAAATTATCAGTATTCCATTATCTGGCAAGCTCGGTCATGGAGATAATATCGGTAACCAAGGCACTATCGAGACTGGTGAGATTCAGGTCATGTCAGCGGGTACGGGTATTACTCATAGCGAGATGAATGGCGATGCCAATGAACCTGTCAAGTTTTTACAAATTTGGGTAATTCCCAACAAAATGGGCGTGACGCCGCGTTATCAGCAAGTGCGTATGGATGAGCACATGAAAGCTAATGAGTTCAACCAAGTGCTATCTCCAAACGCGGACGACGCGGGCGTTTGGATTCATCAAGACGCTTGGTTCCATATGGGTCATTTTGACAAAGGTGTGACTCAGAATTATGATTTAAAAGATGCCAATAACGGTGTTTATGTCTTGGTACTAGAGGGTAAAGTTACTATCAACGGTAACGTTCTTGATACTCGTGACGGCCTTGGTATCTCAGATACCAAAAGCTTCACGATGGATGCGACCGAGGACGCAAGAGTACTACTAATGGAAGTACCTATGTATTAA